The window ATTTCGACTTGTAACCAACTTACACCCCAGTTAGCTCAAATGATCAAATTGGAGTTAAATGAATTAAAAAGTGCAATGGAAGTGCACGATGATTCGAGATGTTACACACACTTCTATTAGCCCAAATATTTaggaaaatgaaaacaaaacaaatcaTACATATCAAGACATTTTAGTTTCTATAAACTTATATTATGTACTGCAAGAGATCCTAGACTTGGTCTGTCTACATTATTTCGAAAGTCATTTTGGCGAAATATTTCATCATGATATTCTGTATTACCCGCACTTATCACGTGAGGTAAAAACTtccaaaataatgaaaaagagaaaaaattaagcTTTGAATCCAGTTCTGATGAGCCTTCTACTTGCATAAGCATCTAATAGCTACATAATAAcgattgttttctttttcggaATAATTAAATAATCCAGTTCATACTGTGTATCATAATGGCCACCGGTTTTGAATTTCCAAGAATAGCTTATCCAGGTAAACTGATATGCCCTCAATACACTACAGAAAATAGAAATGGCGATGATATAATTTTTAATTATGTTTGTGGCCCAGGAACGAAACTGCTTCGTTATGAGCACAATGGAGCACAATTAGAAGCGATAACCGCCACACTAATTGGGACAGTAAGATgcgatgaagaaaaaagaactgatgaggaagaagaacgtGAGGCCACTAACCCATCTACAGAGGAGGAAAAATCAGTAGATAAATCTTCCAGTGATGTGTCAAAAAGAATTGTAAAGTTTATCAGAGTTTCAGTAGTTCCGGTGACAAACAATGATTGTAAAACCAGTAAAGATGCCAGTAATGATTTTGCTAACAATCTACCGAAAGAAGGTGATATTGTACTGACCAGAGTGACCAGACTTTCATTACAACGAGCTAATGTCGAGATTTTAGCTGTGGAAGACAAACCATCCCCAATTGATAGTGGTGTTGGTAGCAATGGAATGGGAATAATTGCGGCATCTGGCGGCTCAGGAGCAGCTACATTCTCTGTTTCTCAAGCATCATCTGATCTAGGTGAGACATTTAGAGGTATAATCAGGTCCCAGGATGTGAGGTCCACTGACAGAGATCGGGTGAAGGTAATAGATTGTTTCAAGCCGGGTGATATTGTAAGAGCACAAGTTTTATCTTTAGGCGATGGTACTAACTATTATTTGACCACTGCAAGGAATGACCTGGGAGTGGTTTTTGCCAGGGCGGCCAATGGCGCTGGTGGGTTAATGTATGCGACAGACTGGCAAATGATGACCTCACCAGCTACAGGCGCAACTGAGAAGCGTAAGTGTGCCAAACCCTTTTAATTCATAACTGCTTATGTAAAGTGCATAAAGACGTATATACTATATAAAGAGTGTATGGatctattttcttctgcAGTGTCACCAGTGATTTTTTACAAGCCAGAGGGAATAGAAAAAGGAACTTATtaaactttttattttttattttacttATTATATACTATAGTGcattatcattatctaTCTAAACTTGTCTTTTACACGGTGTTGTTTTCCGATTTTACAGGGTAAAGTAGTTTATCATGCGTACCTCTTAAATCGACCTCACTTAAACCCACTATACCACCAAAACTTTGAAACCTCTTGAAATAATgatctcttttttcacGTGCAGTGTCTACTAGAGCTGGCCAATATACATCATGCTTATATTTGAATCTCAGATCACCACCATACAGTGAATCTAGTTCATTCTTAGGAACATATTTCACAAATGGCTCATCAAAAACCAGTTTCTCACGGGTTAGCGGATCAATAAACGGATGAATTAACTTCAAGAAGGTCCAGGCTAACCAAGGAATATTCGTCAAAAGTGCCTTTCCTAGTCTTTCTGGATAGTGAGTTTGTAGAATATGCAGCACCTCCTTACCCACACCAATGGGGGGTATCTTACTATTACCAGGTACTTTGGGCACATCAGGAtaatctttgaaatctaTTAGCAACGCTAAAGAATCTTGACCAGCCGGCATAAAATCGATAACTCTTTCTAACATGAAGACTAAGTGCTGCACTTGTCTGTGAGAAGTCTTTGTATTCTGTCTCCCTGGTTTCAAATATAAGATGGGTCTGGCATCATTTTCGTAACCCAAAATCACTTGCTTACCAGATTCGTTCTCGACAGCTACAGAGTCAGCGGTTATTGTATCACCATGCTCTTCTCCCAAGTGACTAATGCCGAATTCTCTTCTCCACGCTAGAGTCATAGTGATTCTATCAATACAGTCCTTCAGCACCCATTTGGTAGCTCTTAGGTAACGTAGGAAACATTCCCTAGTTAACCAcgctttttcttcttcatccaagGGTTTAAGATCATCCTCTgacttgtttttttcacttgTATAGATTTTCAAGTCAGGGTTACTGAAATGTTTCAACACCTCATCATACATCTTTTGCTCTTCACCAGTAAGTGGTTTTTCCTTTGGAATAGATATCGAGGATGGAAGTTCTTTAATTGGctcatcaatatcaattaaatttttctgcTCTTCTGGAGCCTCCTTCTTCTTAGTGAATCTCTTGAACATTGCGAACTTTTGTACTTGTTTTTATATACTGTTGGTTTGGTTTATTTGCTGCgagaattaaaaaagaatagagTGCTTAGTTGTCGAGGAGAGAGAAGTTATTGGTCTATCTAAACtgatatttatatatacgtaCACAGATAGGaatgtataaatatattCAGACAATGAGCACAATTATTGTGCATGTATAGAAATGGAATGCGCATATAGTGCTTCAACCTATTGCGATAAAGATCTGGCAATATATACAGAGATATATCGCATGCGTGCACTCAAATAGAGTCGggtggaaaagaaaaagaaaaaaagcataaaaTTACTAAGATGGAAGGCCAGAAAAGATGACGCGCAACGCGAAAATCGCTTATAAGGTGAGAAGCCGTTGCTTCCGGTTgcttcctttcttttttccgTGGAAAAATTGGACCCCATGGGAAGATCGCAAGGGATATGACGGTTTTCGGAGTTGAAATAAGTGCTATTTCCGCGGCTCATAGATATACGGACGGGTAGGTCGACTTGGGGTCACGTGCGTAAAAGTATCTCCGTCAGATCCGGCATTTCGTACGAAAATACcagatttcttcttcttgtggCCTTTTGAAACGGTATTTGCGGCTACACTTGACATGGAAGATATGGCATCTTTGTGGGGATAAGTGTGTGAACTGGTGCGGTGATCGTTGGTGATCGGTGTTGAATGGGGTCGGGAAACTGCAGCGTTGGTCTTTGGTGGTGGCCTTGACAATATAGGCTTTTTCCGATTGAGGAAAATTGACGGTGAATCagatcttcttttcttcagcGGCGTAGTGGGCATTGCAACGTCTTTCTTCTCTACTGCAATGTCGTGCATGTGACGGTTGATCTTGACAGGTTCCGCCTTGATGGGAACTGGGTTATTTTTCGAGGAAGATGTTTGTGCGCCAGCTTTGCCACCAAAGGCCACACGCTGCGCATGTCTTTTTGCAATGTTGAACCCAGCATCTTTGAAGTGCTTTAGTCTAGATTCGTGATCTTTCAAGGATTTCATGTATAATTGCGAATGTGGCTCACTGTCCAACCTTGCGGTCTTTTTggtgtttttctttttaaagtAAACAGTGTGGTCAACTACTATcgtttgatttttctctctttcttgttgtaaCTTTTGCATTTCCAGTCGTAATCTTTCTGCGCTTTCCtcctgtttcttttctactTCTTGCTGGTACCTTGAGTACAACATTCTGTATGGTATTCGATACTTGTTGTTTCGGATGTCTTTCACTACCGACTGACGTAGGCAAGACTTTAATAAGTCCTGATCTGAGTTGTAAAGGTCTgcatcattttctttgacgAAGTTGAAGTAGTATTTGCAAATAGTGTCTCTCTTGGATACAAACTGTTCGTGCACATTAGTCGGGAAATCCTGTTTCAAGAATTCTAACCATAGTTCATCGTCGTCAAATATCAGTAACACGTTGCTTTTCTCAAGCTTCAATAATTGTGgtattttcactttttgcaatatcttcttcaacaagTGATAGGGCACATTACTAACGGATTGTATGTTGGAATGATTTCTCATCAACGAGATTTCACATAGTGTTCGTAAACTTTTCATATCTCGACATCAATCGATACATACGTTGCCTGGAACGTATTTCCATGTATAAAACTCATCTACATATAAGTTACATATGCATCCAATCCTTATAATTAGGTGATCCCTTCTTCGCAAAGAATTAAGTGCTTGAAATTTTCCACCATTACTTTCCTTAAGCACGTCGTGTCAAATGCCGAGAGAAAAATACGTAGATATTCATACTTCCCTAAGGATACCAAATAAAGATAGAGGCGAGTACAATTCAGACACTTTTGATAAAACATAAAGTATTGCAATGATTACATAAAACAATTCAAGACATTCTGTCCGCAGGataatataaagaaaacgaaaaaaaagagggaACAGAGATTCCAAAAATACTACATATATCCATGACATTATTTCGTCTTTATTTTGCAttaaaactttcttcttgtctGCCTATATACACACCTTTTATATCCATCTTTCCTCCTTTCTTTTACTCTTTTGTACCTATCAAGAACATTCGAAAGATTACTCACCGCGCAATGCTTTAATGACAGCGGGTCTTCTCATCATATGCTTCGTCCACTTGTAAACTTCTGGAAATTCCATTTTGATATTAATGCCGATTCTATCTACGACATTATTCCAGGGAACAAAG is drawn from Saccharomyces mikatae IFO 1815 strain IFO1815 genome assembly, chromosome: 14 and contains these coding sequences:
- the CSL4 gene encoding exosome non-catalytic core subunit CSL4 (similar to Saccharomyces cerevisiae CSL4 (YNL232W); ancestral locus Anc_2.11), with the protein product MATGFEFPRIAYPGKLICPQYTTENRNGDDIIFNYVCGPGTKLLRYEHNGAQLEAITATLIGTVRCDEEKRTDEEEEREATNPSTEEEKSVDKSSSDVSKRIVKFIRVSVVPVTNNDCKTSKDASNDFANNLPKEGDIVLTRVTRLSLQRANVEILAVEDKPSPIDSGVGSNGMGIIAASGGSGAATFSVSQASSDLGETFRGIIRSQDVRSTDRDRVKVIDCFKPGDIVRAQVLSLGDGTNYYLTTARNDLGVVFARAANGAGGLMYATDWQMMTSPATGATEKRKCAKPF
- the ELA1 gene encoding elongin A (similar to Saccharomyces cerevisiae ELA1 (YNL230C); ancestral locus Anc_2.13), with amino-acid sequence MKSLRTLCEISLMRNHSNIQSVSNVPYHLLKKILQKVKIPQLLKLEKSNVLLIFDDDELWLEFLKQDFPTNVHEQFVSKRDTICKYYFNFVKENDADLYNSDQDLLKSCLRQSVVKDIRNNKYRIPYRMLYSRYQQEVEKKQEESAERLRLEMQKLQQEREKNQTIVVDHTVYFKKKNTKKTARLDSEPHSQLYMKSLKDHESRLKHFKDAGFNIAKRHAQRVAFGGKAGAQTSSSKNNPVPIKAEPVKINRHMHDIAVEKKDVAMPTTPLKKRRSDSPSIFLNRKKPILSRPPPKTNAAVSRPHSTPITNDHRTSSHTYPHKDAISSMSSVAANTVSKGHKKKKSGIFVRNAGSDGDTFTHVTPSRPTRPYIYEPRK
- the PDR16 gene encoding phosphatidylinositol transporter (similar to Saccharomyces cerevisiae PDR16 (YNL231C); ancestral locus Anc_2.12); translation: MFKRFTKKKEAPEEQKNLIDIDEPIKELPSSISIPKEKPLTGEEQKMYDEVLKHFSNPDLKIYTSEKNKSEDDLKPLDEEEKAWLTRECFLRYLRATKWVLKDCIDRITMTLAWRREFGISHLGEEHGDTITADSVAVENESGKQVILGYENDARPILYLKPGRQNTKTSHRQVQHLVFMLERVIDFMPAGQDSLALLIDFKDYPDVPKVPGNSKIPPIGVGKEVLHILQTHYPERLGKALLTNIPWLAWTFLKLIHPFIDPLTREKLVFDEPFVKYVPKNELDSLYGGDLRFKYKHDVYWPALVDTAREKRDHYFKRFQSFGGIVGLSEVDLRGTHDKLLYPVKSENNTV